Proteins encoded together in one Luteimonas fraxinea window:
- a CDS encoding DUF2840 domain-containing protein codes for MNASITPAAHAATAAPATVPPPSLSTLAGQAGSVPLTRVSLAYIEPRFKLYLRFGEPARTLQLDRWRRCAVFLPNAVLCRIRWQANDYGTIRWQLMVMQAATPLDTVQRIPGVRPGARLLLHAEGENAVRAVLERIDGIDAQGIAAIDVSPAYWRTLGNRLASRLALPEYTAERHAAWLTGRALP; via the coding sequence ATGAACGCATCCATCACGCCTGCCGCTCACGCGGCGACGGCTGCACCGGCTACCGTGCCGCCGCCTTCGCTTTCGACGCTCGCTGGCCAAGCTGGGAGCGTGCCCCTGACTCGCGTATCGCTCGCCTACATCGAGCCGCGCTTCAAGCTCTACCTGCGCTTCGGCGAACCGGCGCGCACGCTCCAGCTCGACCGCTGGCGGCGCTGCGCGGTGTTCTTGCCAAACGCGGTTCTGTGTCGCATCCGCTGGCAGGCCAACGACTACGGCACGATCCGCTGGCAGCTCATGGTGATGCAAGCCGCCACGCCGCTCGATACCGTGCAGCGCATCCCCGGCGTGCGGCCCGGCGCACGCCTGCTGCTGCACGCCGAAGGCGAGAACGCGGTGCGTGCCGTGCTGGAACGCATCGACGGCATCGACGCGCAGGGCATCGCCGCCATCGACGTGTCGCCTGCGTACTGGCGCACGCTGGGCAACCGTCTGGCGTCCCGCCTGGCGCTGCCTGAATACACCGCCGAGCGGCACGCCGCCTGGCTGACCGGGAGGGCGCTGCCATGA
- a CDS encoding replication initiator protein A: protein MSSPRQEREQLDLFRALPGDMAPRDSQDLMAFPFFSLAKSRRTAPIDFRSGNITIRVEGTAEHGIATIWDADVLIWAASQIVEARDAGIRPSRWIRATPYEILRFIGRGTSLNDYLRLKAALDRLQSTSVATSIRETTGRRLHRFSWINEWKELADASGVPLGLELILPDWFYAGVVDAALVLTIDPAYFRLKGGIERWLYRLVRKHGGKQPDGWQFDFRHLHRKSGSAARFSDFAYDLRVLVARQSLPGYVLGIEAMPDEGLELLTFRPVLHTARG from the coding sequence ATGTCCAGCCCACGGCAGGAGCGCGAACAGCTCGATCTGTTCCGTGCCTTGCCCGGCGACATGGCACCGCGCGACAGCCAGGACTTGATGGCCTTTCCGTTCTTCTCACTGGCGAAGTCGCGGCGCACGGCGCCGATCGACTTTCGCAGCGGGAACATCACCATCCGCGTGGAAGGCACGGCCGAGCACGGCATCGCCACGATATGGGATGCCGACGTGTTGATATGGGCGGCCTCGCAGATCGTGGAAGCGCGCGACGCGGGCATACGCCCGTCGCGCTGGATACGCGCCACGCCTTACGAGATTTTGCGCTTCATTGGACGAGGAACATCCCTCAACGACTACCTGCGCCTGAAGGCCGCGCTGGATCGCCTGCAATCGACCAGCGTGGCCACGTCCATCCGCGAAACCACGGGAAGGCGCTTGCATCGCTTCTCGTGGATCAACGAGTGGAAGGAACTGGCCGACGCCAGCGGCGTGCCGCTGGGCCTCGAATTGATCCTGCCGGACTGGTTCTACGCGGGCGTGGTGGACGCCGCCCTGGTGCTGACCATCGACCCCGCGTACTTCCGCCTCAAAGGCGGCATCGAACGCTGGCTGTACCGCCTCGTGCGCAAGCACGGCGGCAAGCAGCCGGACGGCTGGCAGTTCGACTTCCGGCACCTGCACCGCAAGTCGGGCAGCGCGGCACGCTTCTCGGACTTCGCCTACGACCTGCGCGTCCTGGTGGCGCGGCAGTCGTTGCCCGGCTACGTCCTCGGCATCGAGGCGATGCCGGACGAAGGATTGGAACTGCTGACCTTCCGGCCCGTGCTGCATACGGCACGGGGATAA
- a CDS encoding chromosome partitioning protein ParB, with product MTAKPPPPNSKRTAKRVGIGARPPANPHAEAWIRQGDADALNKGDLYTARLTLDVTPALRARIKIAAFGQAVTVAELLRGLLEREFPENRMENLP from the coding sequence ATGACAGCGAAGCCACCACCACCGAACAGCAAACGCACGGCCAAGCGCGTCGGCATCGGCGCACGTCCGCCCGCGAATCCGCACGCCGAGGCGTGGATTCGCCAGGGCGATGCCGATGCGCTGAACAAGGGCGACCTCTACACCGCACGCCTGACCCTCGACGTGACGCCCGCGCTGCGCGCGCGCATCAAGATCGCCGCCTTCGGCCAAGCCGTGACCGTGGCCGAATTGCTGCGCGGCCTGCTGGAGCGGGAGTTTCCCGAGAACCGCATGGAGAACCTGCCATGA
- a CDS encoding helix-turn-helix transcriptional regulator yields the protein MRPAPLRPAAAAVAAPAQPQRYLTNDEAAEYLRLSPRTLEKQRVIGGGPKFRKFGRRVMYAVADLDAWADQRSYEATSDPEYAERHAGDYRDGR from the coding sequence ATGCGACCCGCACCCTTGCGGCCTGCCGCCGCTGCTGTCGCTGCGCCCGCGCAGCCCCAACGCTACCTGACCAACGACGAAGCCGCCGAGTATCTGCGCCTGTCGCCGCGCACGCTCGAAAAGCAGCGCGTGATCGGCGGCGGCCCGAAGTTCCGCAAGTTCGGCCGCCGCGTCATGTACGCGGTGGCCGACCTCGATGCCTGGGCCGACCAGCGCAGCTACGAGGCCACGTCCGATCCGGAATACGCCGAACGCCACGCGGGCGACTACCGTGATGGCCGCTGA
- the parA gene encoding ParA family partition ATPase: MIVALLNQKGGVGKTTLATHIAGELAMRGQSVILLDADPQGSSLDWTQRRSQQGLPRLFSAVGLARETLHQEAPELARRADHVIIDGPPRIAALARSALLAAERVLIPVQPSPYDLWASAEMVALIREAQVFRPALRAAFVINRRVSTTVIGREARQSLAEQPLPALRAEVRQRIVFADSVAAGRLARETAPDSAAAREIAALVDELLRWPT; the protein is encoded by the coding sequence ATGATCGTCGCCTTGCTCAACCAGAAAGGCGGCGTCGGCAAGACCACGCTCGCCACGCACATCGCCGGCGAACTGGCGATGCGCGGGCAGTCGGTCATCCTGCTGGATGCTGACCCGCAAGGTTCATCGCTGGACTGGACGCAGCGCAGAAGCCAGCAAGGCTTGCCGCGGCTGTTCAGCGCCGTGGGCTTGGCCCGCGAAACGCTGCACCAGGAAGCGCCAGAACTCGCCCGCCGCGCAGATCACGTCATCATCGACGGGCCGCCGCGCATCGCCGCCTTGGCGCGCTCCGCGCTGCTGGCGGCCGAGCGCGTGCTGATTCCCGTGCAGCCCAGCCCGTATGACCTTTGGGCCAGCGCCGAGATGGTGGCGCTGATCCGCGAGGCGCAAGTCTTTCGGCCTGCGCTGCGCGCGGCCTTCGTCATCAACCGCCGCGTCAGCACCACGGTGATCGGTCGGGAGGCGCGGCAGTCGCTGGCCGAACAGCCGCTGCCGGCGCTGCGCGCCGAAGTGCGCCAGCGCATCGTCTTCGCCGACAGCGTGGCCGCCGGTCGGCTCGCACGCGAGACGGCGCCCGACAGCGCCGCCGCGCGCGAGATCGCCGCGCTGGTGGACGAACTGCTGCGGTGGCCGACATGA
- a CDS encoding DUF2958 domain-containing protein, whose amino-acid sequence MTQPLVTAEQRAQLLAVGEARAAGRSIDPMPTVRLFTPDAHATWLLAALDPTDGDTAWGLIDLGIGMPGLGHVKLSDLASIVGPRKQPVMRDRYFQPVRLLSEYLRLAEENGLITD is encoded by the coding sequence ATGACCCAGCCGCTCGTCACCGCTGAACAGCGGGCGCAACTGCTCGCCGTCGGCGAGGCACGCGCCGCTGGTCGGAGCATCGACCCGATGCCGACGGTACGGCTGTTCACTCCTGACGCGCACGCCACTTGGCTGCTGGCCGCGCTCGACCCGACCGATGGCGATACGGCATGGGGTCTGATCGACCTGGGAATAGGCATGCCCGGCCTGGGCCATGTGAAGCTGTCCGATCTGGCGTCCATCGTCGGGCCGCGCAAGCAGCCGGTGATGCGCGATCGCTACTTCCAGCCGGTGCGGCTGTTGTCGGAGTACCTGCGGCTGGCTGAAGAAAACGGCTTGATCACTGACTGA
- a CDS encoding DUF2285 domain-containing protein — MADPSAEYWYPTAAYLYTLHLDGPALAWEYLRRHPDYRRDWLRRRRRPETAHAWGLRLLEDPALDARDAHPIWFPDADTVVQLYPDADPPPDALAFAFWRIPGQKHLIHDGKRLVVLARWPGCCLRLVIAPGLEDGMAYAYAIRACATPCVRYQALATELDKLAIAGEALPAGTARSRPTLAALLELNTLQALDGTLAGASLRDVAEGLFGADAVAADWHADSALRARVRRLVRRGDALMRGGYRRLAQLPSVAQGRAASPAKRP, encoded by the coding sequence ATGGCTGACCCGAGCGCCGAATACTGGTATCCGACCGCTGCGTATCTCTACACGCTGCACCTCGACGGCCCCGCGCTGGCGTGGGAATACCTGCGCCGCCACCCCGACTACCGCCGCGACTGGCTGCGCCGTCGCCGTCGGCCGGAGACGGCGCACGCCTGGGGGCTTCGCCTGCTGGAAGACCCTGCCCTGGATGCGCGCGACGCGCATCCGATCTGGTTCCCGGATGCCGACACAGTGGTTCAGCTCTACCCGGATGCCGACCCGCCACCCGATGCGTTGGCCTTCGCGTTCTGGCGCATTCCCGGCCAGAAGCATCTGATCCACGATGGCAAGCGCCTGGTGGTGCTGGCACGCTGGCCGGGGTGCTGCCTGCGGCTGGTGATCGCTCCCGGCCTGGAGGATGGCATGGCCTACGCCTATGCCATCCGCGCCTGCGCCACACCTTGCGTCCGCTATCAGGCACTGGCGACCGAGCTGGACAAGCTGGCCATCGCTGGCGAGGCCTTACCCGCAGGAACGGCAAGGTCACGACCGACGCTCGCCGCATTGCTGGAGTTGAACACGCTCCAGGCGCTCGACGGCACCCTGGCGGGCGCGTCCTTGCGCGACGTGGCCGAAGGGCTGTTCGGCGCCGATGCCGTCGCCGCCGACTGGCACGCGGACAGCGCCTTGCGCGCCCGCGTTCGCCGGCTGGTGCGCCGGGGCGATGCGCTGATGCGCGGCGGCTATCGCCGCCTGGCACAGCTTCCGTCCGTTGCACAGGGACGCGCTGCATCCCCTGCAAAACGTCCCTGA
- a CDS encoding helix-turn-helix domain-containing protein, with product MGCHLGFYGETKLVTAKHSLATAIRTIRKARGLSQEAFSDVSSRTYMSSLERDLKSPTMHKLTALCEVMDVHPLTLLTLAYAGDSTRKTDQLLAQVRQELEAILKERDTP from the coding sequence ATGGGCTGTCATCTTGGTTTTTACGGGGAAACCAAGTTGGTGACAGCGAAACACTCATTGGCGACGGCAATACGGACGATCAGGAAAGCGCGTGGCTTGAGCCAGGAAGCGTTCTCCGACGTGTCCAGCCGCACCTACATGAGTTCGCTGGAGCGCGACTTGAAAAGCCCGACCATGCACAAGCTGACCGCGCTGTGCGAGGTCATGGACGTGCATCCGCTCACGCTGCTGACGCTGGCGTATGCCGGCGACAGCACGCGCAAGACCGATCAGCTTCTGGCGCAGGTGCGCCAGGAACTTGAGGCCATATTGAAGGAACGCGACACGCCGTAG